A genomic segment from Ramlibacter agri encodes:
- a CDS encoding efflux RND transporter periplasmic adaptor subunit gives MPVPPPSPAEPPEYFEQPTPPPAPRRKLSRRASIIGTVLALLVAAGLAWLAWDLTRPDQTAAAARGGAGARGAPGGPGGPGGRNAVTVGFATAEAADIPVNLDALGTVTPQATVRVRPQVSGVLTQVLFQEGQNVKRGQLLATIDPRPFEMALQQAIGTRMKDEASLAAAKVTLNRYETLLKQDSIARQDVDTQSATVKQLEATVVSDQAGEGTARLNLAWTRITSPIDGRVGLRNVDIGNQVSTSDTNGIVVITKMTPIDVQFSIPQDNAAWLQHNGGGFMEVRAFDRTRTTLLDTGVFASLDNQIDTTTGTVRAKARFNNARLQLFPSQFVNVQLQVRVIQNAVVVPVTAVRQSGSGEFVFVLQQDHTVKQRPVVRGQQLDDKVQIASGLQIGERVITEGADRLRDGSKVILPGEAPSGGQYGGAGRRRHPAGAASGAEPAASAPLTGASAAKAAPGPATNPFAGASASLEAQKQAPGAKTWPRGEPTQPVTPAQAAADSAMGAPAQPNANANAGPWANLSREERAKRREEFMKLSPEEREKRRAEYQKRREAGTTSSQQ, from the coding sequence ATGCCCGTACCGCCTCCCTCGCCGGCCGAGCCGCCCGAATATTTCGAGCAGCCCACGCCTCCCCCCGCTCCCCGCAGGAAACTGAGCCGGCGCGCCTCCATCATCGGCACGGTGCTGGCCCTGCTGGTCGCGGCCGGCCTGGCCTGGCTGGCCTGGGACCTGACGCGGCCGGACCAGACCGCCGCCGCGGCGCGCGGCGGCGCGGGTGCGCGCGGCGCGCCGGGTGGCCCCGGCGGCCCCGGCGGCCGCAACGCGGTGACGGTGGGCTTCGCCACCGCCGAAGCGGCCGACATCCCCGTCAACCTCGACGCGCTGGGCACCGTGACGCCGCAGGCCACCGTACGCGTGCGCCCGCAGGTGAGCGGCGTGCTGACGCAGGTGCTGTTCCAGGAGGGCCAGAACGTCAAGCGCGGGCAACTGCTGGCCACCATCGACCCGCGGCCCTTCGAGATGGCGCTGCAGCAGGCCATCGGCACGCGCATGAAGGACGAAGCCTCGCTGGCCGCGGCCAAGGTGACCTTGAACCGCTACGAGACGCTGCTGAAGCAGGATTCCATCGCCCGCCAGGACGTCGACACCCAGAGCGCGACCGTCAAGCAGCTGGAGGCCACGGTGGTGAGCGACCAGGCCGGCGAAGGCACGGCGCGCCTGAACCTGGCGTGGACGCGCATCACCTCGCCCATCGACGGCCGCGTGGGCCTGCGCAACGTCGACATCGGCAACCAGGTGAGCACGAGCGACACCAACGGCATCGTCGTCATCACCAAGATGACGCCGATCGACGTGCAGTTCTCCATCCCGCAGGACAACGCGGCCTGGCTGCAGCACAACGGCGGTGGCTTCATGGAAGTGCGCGCCTTCGACCGTACCCGCACCACGCTGCTGGACACCGGCGTGTTCGCCTCGCTCGACAACCAGATCGACACCACGACCGGCACGGTCCGCGCCAAGGCGCGCTTCAACAACGCGCGGCTGCAGCTGTTCCCCAGCCAGTTCGTCAACGTGCAGCTGCAGGTACGCGTCATCCAGAACGCGGTGGTCGTGCCGGTGACGGCGGTGCGCCAGAGCGGCAGCGGCGAGTTCGTGTTCGTGCTGCAGCAGGACCACACGGTCAAGCAGCGCCCCGTGGTGCGCGGCCAGCAGCTGGACGACAAGGTGCAGATCGCCAGCGGCCTGCAGATCGGCGAGCGCGTCATCACCGAAGGCGCCGACCGCCTGCGCGACGGCTCCAAGGTGATCCTGCCGGGCGAAGCGCCTTCGGGCGGCCAGTACGGCGGCGCGGGGCGGCGGCGCCATCCCGCCGGCGCAGCATCGGGTGCCGAGCCGGCGGCTTCCGCGCCCCTCACCGGCGCGTCCGCCGCCAAGGCCGCGCCTGGCCCGGCCACCAATCCCTTTGCCGGCGCGTCCGCGTCGCTGGAGGCGCAGAAGCAGGCGCCCGGCGCCAAGACCTGGCCGCGCGGCGAACCGACGCAGCCGGTCACGCCGGCGCAGGCCGCGGCCGATTCGGCCATGGGCGCGCCGGCCCAGCCCAATGCCAACGCGAACGCCGGGCCCTGGGCCAACCTGAGCCGCGAGGAGCGCGCGAAACGGCGCGAGGAATTCATGAAGCTGTCACCGGAGGAGCGGGAGAAGCGGCGCGCCGAGTACCAGAAGCGCCGTGAAGCG